The Aedes albopictus strain Foshan chromosome 1, AalbF5, whole genome shotgun sequence genomic interval agtatgctgtcccttaccgcgttaatgcagagctctggcgtggtggacattatttctcgtgcaactcgtgggaacaagtatgagcaaaaatcaaaaatcaattaacttaggtggaagtagtggtgcgatcaaccccttcgcaagaagtgggttgatgaggtctccgacaaggagaagcgaggagtcaggtgctggtagcttacgtagctcaagcgtgggagctcctgtccactccacggcaagccagccggtggaggttatggacggagcgtggctgctgagggccataagccaagaagttggtaaaggacggcccgcattagaggttgctgagcaccagcttggcaaaatcatcgactttgcgacaactaagtcgaatataagcaaggacctgaaaacggccttgcttagacttagagtgtctgtcgatgaggccaagcaggagcacgcggtggcgttgctggctgctacagctgcggaaccagcaaaggagaatgtgtcaaagtttacacaaacagaggccttctccttcgcaggtagtccgaggagtgaggaagcgaatgctcgtgacaaacgtgacaagcactcgcagaagcgggcgaggcagccgtcaggtgaggagctgtctggcggcgcccgcaaggccaggcgtataataaccccgaaagccggtggtaacgctggaaagtcggaccccagccagggttcccggaaagctgggaagggtgggcctgaaaaggctggcccgtcccggaatgatgggaataaggggttgcgaccaatggtgggccctcagcagccacagagcagggcggtccaaggagaagaccctccttggacaaaggtagagcggaagaagaagaagaaggtgaatccgcaggtagaagtacagcttagcttagcttagcttagcttagactgactgcacatatctatggttgctactccgtgattgactcgaaccaatgacagttgcacaatgaatcaactgaataattgactgggagtggtcaacattctcactgtgcacgcttcagaggctctctttaacagtacaataacggcgccggccacgtccttgcagtcaggttggaagagtgaaggaatgttaatagcaacctttgttatgtgaaagttggcgtttaccgcacgtctccaccaaaagctgcaggaaggagtgattgttagtagggcaggtatcgttgggtcaggattcacttcgataagtaatatgaccttttggagttgcagtatgccgtgcaaactgcagtgatgttgttcgcttcacgcggaaagcaaacaaccaaccaccctcgccaggtgattgctcaatattgactacaaatgaagcaacaaagtgctattgttcgcatcacgcggaaagcaaacaatcgaccacccacgtcaggtgatcgtttaatatttactattaaagacgcgacaacacatacaaacttaagcgctattgctcactccgcgcggaaagtaaacaatcagccacccgcgtcaggtggacactcaagatttacaacaaaagacgtgtcaaaacatgcaatctgatgcgctattgctcgctgcacgcggaaagcaaacaattgaccacccacgtaaggtgatcgctcaatatttattcataaaaatacttgcaacaaatatacatggacagatacctaagaaaaacagtatgtcgttaagagattgcacaaaagaaatgaaatgcaataaaaagaagagatagtttgtaaaatgccatctcgaacagtgacaaaatggaacaaaaatccaagtcgacactcatggtgacgaactatacaaagtcaatgaaaaaatatttgaaaagaggatattataaatatatggtataaaattgtattaatatattgcgcagttcccacccaactggacccctttcgcagttagtataagtgcgggatcgtgaataaaactgcgattttgcatcgaattgtttcgatgtcttctgcgcacttattcatcactttgtaatgcataagtgcgcagaagacaccgacacgattcgatgcaaaatcgcagttttattcacaatcccgcacttatactaactgcgaaaggggtccagtggggtgggaaatgcgcaataataattgatgtagaatccatagaaagagaataacaaggaacaaactcaccggataatcgcctgccatcaatcgaaccaaaaatgcgaaacgaaaaaaaaaatcggagcaccgaaggcaacgcgcgcgcgaatccggcctccagttgccgagccgtcgctacacacactgactgaagccgggtcttcttcctctgccatcaatcggatcaaaaagcgcaaaaagcaaatggaaaaaaactaaatcggagcaccgaaggcaacgcgcgcgcaaatctggcctccagctaccgagccgtcactacacacactgactgaagccgggtcttcttcctctgccatcaaccgtaccaaaaagcgcaaaaagcaaatggaaaaaaaactaaatcggagcaccgaaggcaacgcgcgcgcaaatctggcctccagctgccgagccgtcgcTACACACACtcaatccgcaggtagaagtacaggacgccaaaccaaggcgtaggaaggcaggtgccaggcgtgagaaaggcgacgctatcgtcatcaagacggaacagtccaagtactcggacgtcttgaagacgatgcgaagcgacgccaagcttgagggtcttggagccgacgtacgcagtattagacgtactcgtacgggcgagatgatcctggagctgaagcgccagaaggagcacaagggcgccgcctacaaaaggctggcagaaaaggtccttggcgaaggtgtgcaggtgagggctctgacacatgaggcgactctgaaggtcaaagacattgacgagatcaccgaagtggaagagctcgtcacggcactgcggcaacagtgcgatgtgcaggtggccgccgcagccgttaagctacggagagggccagcagggacacagatagctttggttcagctacctgtggcggatgttaaaaagtccgttaaagtagggagtattaaggtgggctggtgtgtatgtcacctgacattccacgagccacctgaggtttgcttcaggtgtctggaaccaggacacaagtcgtgggactgcaaaggccccgacaggcgcaaactgtgtaggcgatgcggcgctgaaggtcataaggcccaaagctgcacgagtccgcccatatgcatgatctgtaccgggaaaacctcgaaaaacagacatgcgatgggtggtccagggtgcccggcctttaagaaagccgcagtgagcaacaaatcacagtgcaggtaacgcagctgaacctgaaccactgtgatgcggctcagcaactgctttgtcaggcggtttctgagtgggagacggatattgccatcatttcggacccataccgagtacccgccggcaacggcaactgggcctcggatgggaccaggaaaatggcggcgatatggacgacgggtaaataccccgtgcaggagttggtgtctactacctatgagggcttcgtggtcgccaaagtaaacggggtcttcttctgtagctgttatgcgcctccgcggtggccgatcgagcggttcacgcaaatgctggaccgcttaacgaccgtgctaacagggcgaaggccggtggtaatagcgggtgactttaatgcctgggctgtggaatggggaagccgtttcacgaaccagcggggtcagatcctgctagaaacactggccatcttagatgtcgacttggctaacgtcggtaccaagagtacctatagtcgaaacggagcggagtcaattattgacgtgaccttttgtagtcctggcctaacaagtagttcgaactggagagtagatgatggctacactcacagcgaccacctggcggttcgctacagtatcgactacaacaacagcagacagcggatagaagaagaggcggctaggccaaggccaagccctcgtaggtggaagacatcatacttcgacgaagaggtatttagggaagcgctccgccgtgagcgaaacttactcggtttagacggcgacgagctggtagcggtgctctcacgtgcgtgtgatgcgaccatgcctaggagagtccaccctagaaatgggaggccaccggcttactggtggaccgacgcgattgcggacctgcgccgcgcctgcctacgggctaggcggcggatgcagcgagcacgatcagaggaagagcgaaacgaacggcgggtggtgttcgccgctgcaaaagccgcgctcaagaccgagataagagcaag includes:
- the LOC134285639 gene encoding uncharacterized protein LOC134285639, coding for MSKNQKSINLGGSSGAINPFARSGLMRSPTRRSEESGAGSLRSSSVGAPVHSTASQPVEVMDGAWLLRAISQEVGKGRPALEVAEHQLGKIIDFATTKSNISKDLKTALLRLRVSVDEAKQEHAVALLAATAAEPAKENVSKFTQTEAFSFAGSPRSEEANARDKRDKHSQKRARQPSGEELSGGARKARRIITPKAGGNAGKSDPSQGSRKAGKGGPEKAGPSRNDGNKGLRPMVGPQQPQSRAVQGEDPPWTKVERKKKKKVNPQVEVQDAKPRRRKAGARREKGDAIVIKTEQSKYSDVLKTMRSDAKLEGLGADVRSIRRTRTGEMILELKRQKEHKGAAYKRLAEKVLGEGVQVRALTHEATLKVKDIDEITEVEELVTALRQQCDVQVAAAAVKLRRGPAGTQIALVQLPVADVKKSVKVGSIKVGWCVCHLTFHEPPEVCFRCLEPGHKSWDCKGPDRRKLCRRCGAEGHKAQSCTSPPICMICTGKTSKNRHAMGGPGCPAFKKAAVSNKSQCR